One window from the genome of Sphingomicrobium arenosum encodes:
- a CDS encoding tyrosine/phenylalanine carboxypeptidase domain-containing protein — MVVGPRYELSPAAVRVDESLARIDQSLNWLHYFMPTNIAAARKAFEEGGRRALPPLEYDVVDIDLDDIRRELFSLPVHDIDDPFIEVLLVEKQREIDAQIELIRMRNREGIALASIDLFGAVGDRMRSRAEQILETVPDAKDPDLDCDCDEFLEAAEGEFARLSDRGTHFVQRAIINANEGTGLFTEDGNLNIPRDFRVARSRIAPLIQHEVGTHSVTRHNGLRQPLTTLSMGLADYDVLQEGLAVLGEYLTGYLPPRRLRMLAARVIAADMRVHEKSDGEIYAAMREQCGLGDDDAFDTMLRAARGGCFTKDALYLKGLVELVAYLHHGGDYEILFLGKFSLKQLPTLEKLVDRGLLHPPDLLPTYLDGAAARERLEAVRRAEIVDLYQESPAL, encoded by the coding sequence ATGGTTGTGGGGCCTCGATACGAGTTGTCGCCGGCTGCCGTGCGGGTCGATGAATCGCTTGCACGGATCGATCAAAGTCTGAACTGGCTGCATTATTTCATGCCCACAAATATCGCCGCGGCCCGTAAAGCATTTGAGGAAGGCGGCCGCCGCGCGCTCCCGCCACTCGAATATGACGTGGTCGACATCGATCTTGATGATATCCGCAGAGAGCTCTTCTCCTTGCCGGTCCATGACATCGACGATCCCTTTATCGAAGTACTTCTGGTCGAGAAGCAGCGGGAGATCGATGCGCAGATCGAACTCATCCGAATGCGCAACCGCGAGGGCATCGCACTGGCTTCGATCGACCTGTTTGGTGCCGTTGGAGACCGAATGCGGAGCCGCGCCGAACAGATTCTCGAAACCGTCCCTGATGCTAAAGATCCAGACCTCGACTGCGACTGCGACGAGTTTCTCGAGGCGGCAGAAGGCGAGTTCGCTCGCCTGTCGGACCGGGGAACTCACTTTGTCCAGCGCGCCATCATCAACGCGAATGAGGGCACGGGATTATTCACCGAGGACGGCAACCTCAACATCCCTCGCGACTTTCGCGTCGCCCGCAGCCGGATCGCGCCACTGATCCAGCATGAAGTCGGGACGCATAGCGTCACGCGCCACAACGGCTTGCGCCAGCCGCTTACCACTCTGTCGATGGGATTGGCGGATTACGACGTCCTGCAAGAGGGCCTCGCCGTCCTTGGCGAATATCTCACGGGCTATCTTCCGCCAAGGCGCCTTCGCATGCTCGCTGCCCGGGTGATCGCCGCCGACATGCGGGTGCATGAGAAAAGCGACGGTGAAATCTATGCCGCCATGCGCGAGCAGTGTGGCCTAGGCGACGACGATGCTTTCGATACGATGCTGAGAGCGGCCCGCGGAGGGTGTTTCACGAAGGATGCGCTCTACTTGAAGGGGCTCGTCGAACTTGTCGCCTATCTTCATCATGGCGGCGACTACGAGATTCTGTTCCTCGGCAAGTTTTCACTCAAGCAGTTGCCAACGCTTGAAAAACTGGTCGACCGAGGGCTGCTCCACCCTCCCGACCTTCTCCCTACCTATCTCGACGGCGCCGCAGCGCGCGAACGGCTCGAAGCAGTGCGTCGTGCAGAGATAGTCGATCTTTATCAAGAAAGTCCCGCGTTATGA
- a CDS encoding chemotaxis protein CheB: MSKLEFPIIAVGASAGGIEALKSLVECLPEDTQAAFVILQHLSPEYESQLTSILDRAGNLPCIEADHDMPIERGNIYVLPPDQYLRIADHGLFSEAPDAPRGQRMPIDFFMRSLADAVGPLAAGVVLSGTGSDGTLGLRAIKGAGGLTFAQSPETALYDGMPKAAIANDDADRVLTIAEIAHELRDFSERSSEAREAEGEESKQRTLAPVISLIRARIGHDFSAYKTGTIGRRVQRRMNLLRIGKMKEYIAYLRDNDDELRHLFDDLLINVTSFFRDAEIWEEVGDKIVAPLLENSDQEHPVRVWVPACATGEEAYTVAMLFDEYCRKTDRTFFWQIFATDLDEDAVATGRAGLYPQSIAGDVSEERLKRYFQQENDGLRIRKDLRERVVFAQQNLLVDPPFSKLDMISCRNLLIYLDSEHQRRLMDTFRFAIREGGFLVLGTSESAGARARHFEVVSKSAHIYKRKPGLATPNFAKRHEIANDLTALRPPIQRQQLRKKDLGERVRQALLDRYAPAGAVVDRNGVIAYYTGPIRRFTELPEGEPTSNLFNMLPATLRSCMREIIEELRNGERRLAGRTTKVRKTDMDESVCIEGMVLRGGEEEEPQYLLTFQTVDHVEHPVHNAREDESADIRMLENELAILREDLQTTVEELETSNEELKASHEEAVAANEELQSANEELETSREELQSLNEELITVNHQLEDKIGEVESTTDDLQNLLTSARLPVLFLDPKFRISNFTPSIHSVVELRDADINRPISELAMKVEDETLLEDAEAVLSDLVPIEKEIISNEGKTFLRRIQPYRTSDQRIGGVVLTFTDISDQAETARRLSQREKQSAILADLASDALNQADVTDYLNSSCQKLAEGMECQFAKVLRLAPDGGEFELVAGTGWKAGQIGTAKIPADRHSQAGFTLMEQEPVLVRDVESEQRFGPPEFLKEHKVRSGISTLLRVDGRLWGILSVHSKDPDEFDTDDVAIVAGAADIVALALDQIGREQRLTKERLSLSLAMRAADLGMWTFDPEAKQATMDDRVAEMFGLPSGRPIEMDDIVALIHGEDLDDVMHSLQNCIDYGSPYVAEFRISRKDGRTLWLSGRGERILRDGKRLLLGVNSDITQRKDQEEQSRFVMRELDHRVKNLLAIILSIAQITGKSAKDLDSFIESFNARLNAISRTHGLLAQQKWSGTSLRRLVEEEVIGQSEEHQVVVDGPTVSITPTAAQSLSMLFHELTTNALKYGALSKETGTVAVKWRLRGENENMLHLTWEERGGPLVEPPEATGFGTKVIKRVVGSQLKAETDLRWEPEGVALDLRVEIDRIRPNNVDKSLNRRIDLMQISRGDVRNKRVMVVDDEWLIAERHSQALVGAGVNVVGPFTDLEEAMAMPIEDLDGAVLDFSLGDGVTIEPLAERLSGERIPIVLVTGYSESVSLPARSDHWIVVPKPASDQAIVDHLALALKRSED; the protein is encoded by the coding sequence ATGTCCAAGCTTGAATTCCCCATTATCGCCGTCGGCGCCTCAGCGGGTGGGATCGAGGCATTGAAGAGCCTCGTCGAGTGCCTGCCGGAAGATACGCAAGCCGCCTTCGTCATTCTGCAACATCTTTCGCCAGAATATGAAAGCCAGTTGACGTCAATTCTCGATCGGGCCGGCAACTTGCCCTGTATCGAGGCCGATCACGATATGCCGATCGAGCGTGGAAATATCTACGTCCTGCCGCCCGACCAATATCTGCGCATTGCCGACCACGGCCTTTTCAGCGAGGCACCCGATGCCCCGCGCGGCCAGCGAATGCCGATCGATTTCTTCATGCGGTCTTTGGCCGATGCCGTCGGCCCGCTAGCGGCGGGGGTGGTGCTGTCCGGCACTGGTAGCGACGGGACGCTGGGTCTGCGCGCGATCAAGGGCGCAGGCGGACTGACTTTCGCACAAAGCCCAGAAACGGCGTTGTATGACGGGATGCCGAAAGCGGCGATTGCCAATGACGATGCCGATCGCGTCCTGACGATCGCAGAGATCGCCCATGAACTCAGAGACTTTTCCGAACGGTCCTCCGAGGCGCGAGAGGCGGAGGGAGAAGAGAGCAAACAGCGCACGCTGGCGCCTGTCATCTCGCTCATCAGGGCTCGGATCGGTCACGACTTTTCGGCGTACAAAACCGGTACGATCGGGCGAAGGGTGCAGCGGCGAATGAACCTCCTCCGAATTGGAAAGATGAAGGAGTATATCGCGTATCTTCGAGACAATGATGACGAATTGCGGCATCTCTTCGATGATCTGCTCATCAACGTGACCTCCTTTTTCCGCGACGCCGAAATCTGGGAGGAGGTTGGCGACAAGATTGTCGCTCCCCTGCTCGAGAATAGCGACCAGGAGCATCCCGTAAGGGTCTGGGTGCCTGCCTGCGCAACAGGTGAGGAAGCCTATACCGTCGCGATGCTATTCGACGAATATTGCCGCAAGACCGATCGCACATTCTTCTGGCAGATCTTCGCGACCGATCTCGATGAGGATGCGGTGGCGACCGGCCGCGCTGGCCTCTATCCGCAGAGCATCGCCGGAGATGTCAGCGAAGAGCGGCTCAAACGATATTTCCAACAGGAAAATGATGGGCTTCGAATCCGCAAGGATCTAAGGGAACGGGTTGTTTTTGCTCAGCAGAATCTGCTCGTCGATCCGCCCTTTTCGAAGCTCGACATGATCAGCTGCCGCAATCTGCTGATCTACCTCGACAGTGAGCATCAGCGTCGGCTGATGGATACGTTCCGTTTCGCCATTCGCGAGGGCGGTTTCCTCGTGCTGGGAACGTCCGAAAGCGCGGGCGCGCGCGCGCGACATTTCGAGGTCGTATCGAAATCGGCGCATATCTACAAGCGCAAGCCTGGGCTCGCTACGCCGAATTTTGCGAAACGTCATGAGATCGCCAACGACCTGACGGCGTTGCGCCCCCCAATTCAGCGCCAGCAACTTAGGAAGAAGGATCTAGGCGAGCGAGTACGGCAAGCGCTTCTCGACCGTTACGCTCCAGCTGGTGCGGTCGTCGATCGTAACGGCGTCATCGCCTACTATACCGGGCCGATCCGACGTTTCACCGAGCTGCCCGAGGGGGAGCCGACCAGCAATCTGTTCAATATGCTGCCGGCCACGCTGCGCAGTTGCATGCGTGAGATCATCGAAGAGCTCCGTAACGGCGAGCGTCGCCTTGCCGGGAGGACGACGAAGGTCCGCAAAACCGACATGGACGAGAGCGTTTGCATCGAGGGGATGGTGCTTCGCGGCGGCGAAGAGGAGGAACCGCAATATCTGCTAACCTTCCAAACGGTCGATCACGTCGAGCATCCGGTTCACAACGCGAGAGAAGACGAGAGCGCCGATATCCGGATGCTCGAAAATGAACTGGCGATCCTTCGCGAAGATCTACAGACAACCGTCGAGGAACTCGAAACTTCGAACGAAGAACTGAAAGCTTCGCACGAGGAAGCGGTCGCGGCGAATGAGGAACTGCAGTCCGCCAACGAAGAGCTTGAAACGAGCCGCGAGGAACTGCAATCGCTCAATGAAGAACTGATCACCGTCAATCACCAGCTCGAGGACAAGATTGGCGAGGTCGAAAGCACCACCGACGATCTACAGAACCTCCTGACGTCCGCCCGGCTGCCGGTATTGTTTCTTGACCCCAAATTTCGAATTTCGAACTTTACGCCATCGATCCATTCGGTGGTCGAGCTGCGCGATGCCGACATCAATCGTCCCATCAGCGAGCTAGCAATGAAGGTCGAGGACGAAACGCTGCTTGAGGATGCCGAGGCGGTGCTCAGCGATCTCGTGCCGATCGAGAAGGAAATCATCTCAAACGAAGGCAAGACTTTTCTTCGTCGGATCCAGCCTTATCGCACGTCGGATCAACGAATTGGCGGGGTGGTACTCACTTTCACGGATATTTCCGACCAAGCGGAGACGGCGCGCCGCCTGAGCCAACGTGAGAAGCAGTCGGCTATCCTTGCCGATTTGGCCAGCGACGCGCTCAATCAGGCCGATGTGACCGATTATCTGAATTCTTCGTGCCAGAAACTGGCAGAGGGGATGGAGTGCCAGTTCGCAAAAGTTCTTCGTCTCGCGCCCGATGGCGGGGAATTCGAGCTGGTCGCCGGGACGGGGTGGAAAGCTGGGCAGATCGGAACCGCGAAAATTCCCGCCGATAGGCATAGCCAGGCAGGCTTCACCTTGATGGAGCAGGAACCCGTTTTGGTTCGCGATGTCGAAAGCGAACAGCGCTTTGGACCACCCGAATTCCTGAAAGAGCATAAGGTACGTTCCGGCATCAGCACGCTTCTTCGCGTCGATGGACGTCTGTGGGGCATCCTCAGTGTGCACAGCAAGGACCCTGACGAGTTTGACACCGATGACGTGGCGATCGTCGCCGGTGCCGCGGACATCGTCGCACTCGCGCTCGACCAGATCGGACGCGAGCAACGTCTGACAAAGGAACGGCTCAGCCTCTCGCTGGCCATGCGCGCTGCGGACCTTGGTATGTGGACCTTCGACCCCGAAGCCAAACAGGCGACGATGGACGACCGGGTCGCCGAAATGTTCGGCCTGCCGTCGGGTCGGCCCATCGAGATGGACGACATCGTCGCCCTGATCCACGGAGAGGATCTCGACGATGTGATGCACTCTTTGCAAAATTGCATTGATTACGGGTCGCCCTATGTCGCCGAGTTTCGCATTTCTCGAAAGGACGGTCGAACGCTCTGGTTGTCAGGCCGTGGCGAGCGGATCCTTCGCGACGGGAAGCGGCTGCTGCTCGGGGTGAATTCCGACATCACGCAGCGCAAGGATCAGGAAGAGCAAAGCCGCTTTGTGATGCGCGAGCTCGATCATCGCGTGAAGAACCTGCTCGCCATCATTCTCTCGATCGCTCAAATCACCGGGAAATCGGCCAAGGACCTCGACAGCTTCATCGAAAGCTTCAATGCTCGGCTCAATGCCATTTCGCGCACCCACGGCCTGCTTGCTCAGCAGAAGTGGAGCGGAACAAGTTTGCGCCGTTTAGTCGAGGAAGAAGTGATCGGCCAGAGCGAAGAGCATCAGGTGGTCGTCGACGGGCCCACCGTGTCGATTACACCCACCGCCGCGCAATCCCTGAGCATGCTTTTCCACGAACTCACCACCAACGCGCTCAAATATGGGGCGCTGTCGAAGGAGACCGGAACGGTTGCCGTAAAGTGGCGTCTCAGGGGCGAGAACGAAAACATGCTCCATCTGACTTGGGAGGAGAGGGGTGGCCCACTTGTGGAGCCGCCCGAGGCCACCGGCTTCGGTACCAAGGTGATCAAGCGGGTCGTTGGATCGCAGCTCAAGGCCGAAACCGATCTTCGGTGGGAGCCCGAAGGCGTCGCGCTGGATCTTCGCGTCGAGATCGACCGGATCCGGCCGAACAACGTCGACAAGTCTCTCAATCGCCGTATCGACCTCATGCAGATTTCACGCGGAGACGTGCGTAACAAACGCGTCATGGTCGTTGATGACGAATGGCTCATCGCCGAGCGACATTCGCAGGCCCTCGTCGGTGCGGGCGTGAATGTGGTCGGGCCCTTCACAGACTTGGAGGAGGCCATGGCGATGCCGATCGAAGATCTCGATGGAGCGGTGCTGGATTTCTCCCTCGGGGACGGGGTGACGATCGAACCACTCGCGGAACGGCTCAGCGGCGAACGGATTCCGATCGTCCTTGTGACAGGTTATAGCGAGAGCGTGTCGCTGCCGGCCCGAAGCGATCATTGGATTGTCGTACCCAAGCCTGCCAGCGATCAGGCAATCGTGGATCATCTCGCGCTGGCGCTGAAGCGCTCGGAGGATTGA
- a CDS encoding ATP-grasp domain-containing protein: MKIAFVVNRVATEQENYSSSRMGRVALARGHEVALIELGQFIYDADGSICAHAIIAPQKRFQSDATYLEAVKSVEPTRIRLDDYDILLLRSDPADELGERPWAPASALLFGQLAAKNGPIVLNDPSFLTDAVNKTYFQHFPEKVRPRTCITRSEDEVRAFLETQGGKAVIKPLQGSGGQGVFVLDEDNRQNLSQTVEAVTRDGYAIVQEYLAGAADGDIRLITLNGRPLVVDGTYACLRRYNESEDARSNISAGGKTEMIEPTDDVLRVAELVAPKLIADGMYLAGLDIVGDKMMEANVDTPGAISYMDDASGKDFTGAIIDDLERKVRLREGYGGRLSNRQLAMI, from the coding sequence ATGAAAATCGCCTTCGTCGTCAATCGTGTCGCCACCGAGCAGGAGAATTACTCGTCGTCACGCATGGGGCGCGTCGCCCTGGCGCGCGGGCATGAGGTGGCGCTGATCGAGCTAGGGCAATTCATTTACGATGCCGATGGCAGCATATGTGCCCATGCCATCATCGCCCCGCAAAAACGCTTCCAGTCCGATGCCACCTATCTCGAGGCGGTGAAGTCGGTGGAGCCAACCCGGATCCGGCTCGATGACTATGACATCTTGCTATTGCGCTCCGATCCTGCGGACGAACTTGGTGAGCGTCCCTGGGCGCCCGCCAGCGCCCTGTTATTCGGCCAACTCGCTGCGAAGAACGGCCCCATCGTCCTCAATGACCCGAGCTTTCTGACCGATGCCGTCAACAAGACCTACTTTCAGCATTTCCCTGAAAAGGTCCGTCCCAGGACGTGCATCACACGATCAGAGGATGAGGTGCGCGCGTTTCTCGAAACGCAGGGTGGCAAAGCGGTCATCAAGCCGTTGCAAGGCTCAGGCGGGCAAGGGGTGTTCGTCCTCGATGAAGACAACCGCCAGAACCTTTCCCAGACCGTGGAAGCCGTGACGCGCGATGGTTATGCGATTGTCCAAGAATATCTGGCTGGCGCCGCCGATGGCGATATTCGACTGATCACGCTGAATGGTCGCCCACTAGTGGTCGATGGGACCTATGCCTGCCTACGCCGGTATAATGAGAGCGAGGACGCCCGGTCGAACATCTCGGCCGGAGGCAAGACCGAGATGATCGAACCGACCGATGACGTGTTGCGGGTCGCTGAACTGGTAGCGCCGAAACTGATCGCCGACGGCATGTATCTAGCGGGGCTCGACATCGTCGGTGACAAGATGATGGAGGCGAATGTCGATACTCCGGGGGCGATAAGCTATATGGATGATGCCTCAGGTAAGGACTTTACGGGTGCGATTATCGACGATCTAGAACGCAAGGTAAGGTTGCGCGAAGGCTATGGCGGACGGCTTTCCAACCGGCAGCTGGCAATGATCTGA
- a CDS encoding DUF421 domain-containing protein has translation MPTELSFWLPSDGSLIGVFLGACILYFYTVILVRLLGKRATAKMNNFDWLIAVATGSLLASGILVPDISLASAIVAMATLGVCQFAVTKFFAMTDVADDAFKAEPRLLLHKGVWLDDAMVASRISRQEVLSRLRGEGVTSVNDVNWVVIEPDGQLSVITRSDMEIEDADVMSGVVYDRKSLKHREPWPEQ, from the coding sequence TTGCCGACCGAATTAAGCTTCTGGTTGCCATCGGACGGTAGCCTGATCGGCGTCTTCCTCGGCGCCTGCATTCTTTATTTCTACACGGTCATTCTGGTCCGGCTTCTCGGCAAGCGCGCCACAGCCAAGATGAACAATTTCGATTGGTTGATCGCGGTCGCGACCGGAAGTCTGCTTGCCAGCGGGATCCTGGTTCCCGACATCAGTCTTGCGTCCGCTATCGTGGCGATGGCAACGCTTGGCGTCTGTCAGTTCGCCGTCACCAAATTCTTCGCGATGACCGATGTTGCTGACGACGCTTTCAAGGCGGAGCCGCGTCTCCTGCTGCACAAGGGGGTGTGGCTCGACGACGCGATGGTCGCTTCGAGGATCAGCCGGCAAGAAGTGCTTTCGCGCTTGCGCGGCGAAGGCGTGACCAGCGTGAATGACGTGAATTGGGTGGTGATCGAGCCTGACGGCCAGCTCTCGGTAATCACCAGAAGCGACATGGAAATCGAAGACGCCGACGTGATGTCAGGCGTCGTTTATGATCGCAAATCTCTTAAACATCGGGAGCCTTGGCCGGAACAGTAA
- a CDS encoding N-formylglutamate amidohydrolase: protein MTTSIHAGHHVRLELQPWLCIEEVDRLREEDPMTDFFLSVGNTLVRANRSRFECDLNRSRDRCISKDPEDTWGLTIWRDDLPDEQMERSRLLHDEFYRQASARVEALIKEHGRVLVLDLHSFNHLRDGKEGDPAPKPENPDIDLGVTTLDKAIYGDLVERFARRLRSVPLNGETPDVRENKRFPDGGHFPEWLHARYGEDACVMTLEYKKIFMDEWGRSADILALQSLRRGLSLAVGDARQWLEHR from the coding sequence ATGACGACCTCGATCCATGCCGGCCATCACGTTCGGCTCGAACTCCAGCCCTGGCTTTGCATCGAGGAAGTCGATCGGTTGCGCGAAGAAGATCCCATGACGGACTTTTTTCTGTCGGTGGGAAACACGCTTGTTCGGGCCAATCGCTCGCGTTTCGAATGCGACCTCAACCGATCGCGCGACCGATGTATCTCAAAGGATCCGGAGGACACCTGGGGGCTGACTATCTGGCGCGACGACCTTCCCGACGAACAGATGGAGAGATCTCGTCTATTGCACGACGAATTTTATCGACAGGCGAGTGCGCGGGTCGAGGCCCTGATCAAGGAGCACGGACGTGTGCTGGTGCTCGACCTTCACAGTTTCAATCACCTTCGCGACGGAAAGGAAGGCGATCCTGCGCCCAAGCCTGAGAATCCCGATATCGACCTCGGCGTTACGACGCTCGACAAAGCGATCTACGGAGATCTTGTCGAGCGGTTTGCGCGCCGACTGCGGAGTGTGCCGCTCAATGGCGAAACTCCCGACGTTCGTGAGAATAAGCGCTTCCCGGACGGGGGACATTTTCCCGAATGGCTGCATGCGCGCTACGGCGAAGATGCCTGCGTGATGACGCTCGAATATAAAAAGATCTTCATGGATGAGTGGGGACGCAGCGCGGACATTCTCGCGCTTCAATCGTTACGCCGCGGCCTGTCCCTTGCGGTTGGCGATGCGCGGCAGTGGCTGGAGCATCGCTAA
- a CDS encoding chemotaxis protein CheB encodes MRRQDLIAIGGSAGAIPALVELLENFAPDTGASLFVVIHRAAESQHLKSIVERASAVEVCEPEEGDPIRPNCVYLARPDCHMLIGQEHIHLRRGPRENNFRPAIDPLFRSLAVFGSTRSAGVILSGYLDDGAAGCRAIASTGGEIFVQDPAEALSGQMPRAAISAVGEPEAVTGAADLGRLLSDWAGREAAPPVKASEAVKLEMLIAGLEKASMRTEEKLGELSPYNCPDCNGVLWEIEDGELTRYRCHTGHAYTRASLDERQNEALEHTLYDSLRALREKVEMFRQLARKEPEHEERWLTRAKDYQEDAETIESMLLDR; translated from the coding sequence ATGCGCCGACAGGATCTCATCGCGATCGGAGGGAGTGCTGGCGCCATACCGGCGCTGGTAGAATTGCTAGAGAATTTCGCGCCCGACACTGGTGCGAGCCTCTTTGTCGTCATTCACCGCGCGGCGGAATCCCAGCATCTCAAGTCGATCGTCGAAAGGGCCAGCGCGGTCGAAGTGTGTGAGCCGGAAGAGGGCGATCCCATTCGTCCCAATTGTGTCTATCTTGCCCGACCCGACTGTCACATGCTCATCGGGCAGGAACATATCCACCTTCGAAGGGGGCCGCGCGAAAACAATTTCCGCCCGGCTATAGATCCGTTGTTTCGGAGCCTCGCCGTATTCGGATCAACGCGGAGCGCCGGCGTCATCCTTTCCGGCTATCTCGATGATGGCGCAGCAGGTTGCCGGGCGATTGCCAGCACCGGCGGCGAGATATTCGTGCAGGATCCCGCTGAGGCACTCTCGGGGCAAATGCCGCGAGCGGCGATCAGTGCGGTAGGTGAGCCGGAAGCGGTGACCGGAGCGGCAGATCTTGGTCGCCTGTTGTCCGATTGGGCAGGGCGCGAGGCTGCGCCGCCGGTGAAGGCCAGCGAAGCCGTCAAATTGGAAATGTTGATCGCCGGACTGGAGAAGGCCAGTATGCGCACCGAAGAGAAGCTTGGAGAATTGAGCCCTTACAATTGCCCCGACTGCAACGGGGTGTTGTGGGAGATCGAAGATGGAGAGCTCACTCGCTATCGATGTCATACGGGTCACGCCTATACGCGGGCATCGTTGGACGAGCGTCAGAATGAAGCGCTCGAACATACGCTTTATGACAGTCTTCGAGCCTTGCGCGAGAAGGTGGAGATGTTCCGGCAGTTGGCCCGCAAGGAACCCGAGCACGAAGAGCGGTGGCTTACGAGGGCAAAGGACTATCAGGAAGATGCCGAGACGATCGAGAGCATGCTGCTCGATCGTTGA